One segment of Anopheles stephensi strain Indian chromosome 3, UCI_ANSTEP_V1.0, whole genome shotgun sequence DNA contains the following:
- the LOC118514170 gene encoding steroidogenic acute regulatory protein-like, producing MADDDDIRTAVHSLYAIQQQHHQQHTHSPVIHHQSMMHGGSQGYGSGPPMNTLGMTRSQSHTVNLLSEDFIAGYMEQGRMSVVRRFFCLFVTFDVVFISLLWIICVVITGDNVIHALQTQVLHYTVYTSLFDVVIAALIRFIFLILFYGLLSISHWLVIALSTTSSCAFLISKVFLYDWTATPQPVFEVLLIVVSFVLAWGEAWFLDCRVIPQERYARNYFVAITNPGSMDARTPLLGPFLSATVAGRTESIGNFYSPIDSIHNSDDDDDEDRQDDEFKRMGTECVRRAYTVLESDSWKIEKVTSKGDTIQSCHLDKLGKVYKLTAKIHYPARKLLEVLFYKIEDVPKWNPTLVQSKIIRKIDSHTDITYQATMGGGGGVVKCRDFVNLRCWHLCRDGRVIEGVDILPNPLINLSPVTEESEGNDGSVEQSEHDEEEDAEESDGSMGKGDVSGKIPASKSVPQMSQSHVESLDRNGAKGGAKKDKTAFKSLSKSLGAQDFAAEGAGSGANPKAKRKDAAGADSGESNAKGGNVYVSSAISIEYPGAPNDTIFIRGENKLSCWAMRELENQKDHCIFEWLLCLDLKGYIPRYVLDTAYTTLMQDYMNYLRKYVTELRKEGKVPGGFDSTDD from the exons ATGGCAGACGACGATGACATCAGAACGGCAGTACACTCGCTTTATGCCattcagcaacagcatcaccagcagcacacacactcgccggTCATACATCACCAATCTATGATGCACGGCGGTTCCCAGGGCTATGGTAGCGGTCCGCCCATGAACACGCTCGGCA TGACACGCTCGCAATCACACACGGTCAATCTGCTGAGCGAGGACTTTATTGCCGGGTACATGGAGCAGGGCCGCATGTCGGTCGTCCGCCGATTCTTCTGCCTGTTCGTAACATTCGACGTCGTCTTCATTTCGCTGCTGTGGATCATCTGTGTTGTG ATCACCGGCGACAACGTTATACATGCACTGCAAACTCAGGTCCTGCACTACACGGTCTACACATCGCTGTTTGATGTCGTTATTGCTGCCCTCATTAGGTTCATTTTTCTTATACTGTTTTACGGGCTGCTCAGCATCAGCCATTGGCTAGTGATAGCG TTATCTACAACTAGTTCCTGTGCGTTTCTTATTAGCAAAGTATTTCTTTACGAT TGGACTGCTACACCACAACCGGTATTCGAGGTGCTGCTGATCGTGGTATCGTTTGTGCTGGCATGGGGCGAAGCCTGGTTTCTCGATTGTCGCGTTATACCGCAGGAACGATATGCGAGAAACTATTTCGTCG CGATCACAAATCCTGGCTCGATGGACGCGCGCACACCATTGTTGGGCCCATTTCTGAGCGCAACCGTGGCTGGCCGGACGGAAAGTATAGGCAACTTTTACTCTCCGATCGATTCGATTCACAAcagcgacgatgacgatgatgaagatcGGCAG GACGACGAGTTCAAGCGGATGGGCACCGAGTGCGTTCGGCGGGCGTACACCGTACTCGAGTCGGACAGCTGGAAGATTGAGAAGGTAACGTCGAAGGGTGACACGATCCAAAGCTGCCATCTGGATAAGCTCGGGAAGGTGTACAAGCTTACGGCAAAGATTCACTACCCGGCCCGGAAGCTGCTGGAGGTGTTGTTCTACAAGATCGAGGACGTGCCCAAGTGGAATCCGACGCTCGTGCAATCGAAGATCATTCGC aaAATCGACAGCCATACGGATATTACGTACCAGGCCACGatgggcggtggtggcggtgtggTGAAGTGTCGTGATTTTGTCAACCTACGCTGCTGGCATCTGTGCCGCGATGGGCGCGTCATCGAGGGTGTCGACATCCTGCCGAATCCGCTAATAAACCTATCCCCCGTGACGGAAGAAAGCGAAGGCAACGACGGTTCGGTAGAGCAAAGTGAGcacgacgaggaggaggacgcgGAGGAAAGCGATGGTAGCATGGGAAAGGGTGACGTTTCGGGCAAAATTCCCGCCTCCAAATCCGTACCCCAGATGAGTCAATCGCACGTCGAATCGCTCGACCGAAACGGTGCAAAGGGTGGCGCGAAGAAAGATAAGACTGCATTTAAATCGCTCAGCAAAAGCTTGGGCGCACAGGACTTTGCTGCCGAAGGTGCGGGTTCGGGAGCGAATCCGAAGGCGAAAAGGAAGGACGCTGCTGGAGCCGACTCGGGCGAATCGAACGCAAAGGGTGGCAATGTGTACGTGAGCTCGGCAATCAGTATAGAATATCCCGGTGCTCCTAATGATACTATTTTTATCCG AGGAGAAAACAAACTGTCGTGCTGGGCGATGCGGGAGCTCGAAAATCAAAAGGATCACTGCATCTTCGAGTGGCTGCTGTGCTTGGATCTGAAGGGCTATATCCCACGCTACGTGCTAGACACT GCCTACACTACGCTAATGCAAGACTACATGAACTACCTTCGCAAGTACGTCACCGAACTACGCAAGGAAGGAAAAGTGCCTGGTGGCTTCGACTCCACCGACGACTAG
- the LOC118514171 gene encoding FMRFamide-related neuropeptides — MASYKVLGSLIVVLLVVLALSGSAEAGYRKPPFNGSIFGKRSGSSGDYEGNAKVLSTMCEIAAEACQSWFTQEQK; from the exons ATGGCTTCCTACAAAGTGCTCGGTAGCTTGATCGTTGTGCTGCTGGTCGTGCTTGCGCTGAGTGGATCGGCCGAAGCCGGCTACCGGAAACCACCGTTCAACGGTAGCATCTTTGGCAAGCGTAGCGGCAGCTCGGGTG ACTACGAGGGAAACGCGAAGGTGCTCTCCACCATGTGCGAAATCGCGGCCGAAGCGTGCCAAAGCTGGTTTACCCAAGAGCAGAAGTAA